A window of Roseovarius sp. THAF27 contains these coding sequences:
- a CDS encoding c-type cytochrome, with product MRWVRDLHGKTVIAMAGVAAAIGLLTAVLIIGLGLFNVSARQGHWPGVTWAMHSTFENSVAFRAPPESEVPDDLDTPDMVALGAGHYKSACMDCHGAPGVPRSATVQQMLPEPPSLALVSDHWSVPEMHWIIHNGIKMSGMPGWPAERTDDVWPLVAFLRAQKGMTPETWDAMVDEADGGCAVCHGPDGVSQNAQVPRLDILSEEYIAQSLAAYRDGTRDSGIMYEVMSQRPGGSVDRLARTFADVSPEGGAAEPSQLAEQGRALAFAEGGSQSVPACRACHGPWPAPINPAFPSLAGQHAPYLEQQLKLWREGNRGGGRAAELMFKAARDLTDAEIAALSAYYAERAPAKLSETKD from the coding sequence ATGAGATGGGTGCGTGACCTGCACGGAAAAACCGTGATCGCCATGGCGGGCGTCGCCGCCGCCATCGGCTTGCTGACGGCAGTTCTGATCATCGGCTTGGGTCTCTTCAACGTCTCGGCGCGGCAGGGGCACTGGCCAGGCGTGACCTGGGCCATGCACAGCACCTTCGAAAACTCGGTCGCCTTCCGTGCGCCGCCCGAAAGCGAAGTGCCGGACGATCTCGATACGCCCGATATGGTGGCCCTTGGGGCCGGGCATTACAAATCCGCCTGCATGGACTGCCACGGCGCCCCGGGCGTGCCGCGCAGCGCCACGGTGCAGCAGATGCTGCCCGAACCGCCCTCGCTGGCGCTGGTGAGCGATCACTGGAGCGTGCCCGAGATGCACTGGATCATCCACAACGGCATCAAGATGAGCGGGATGCCCGGCTGGCCCGCCGAGCGGACGGACGATGTCTGGCCGCTGGTCGCTTTCCTGCGGGCGCAGAAGGGGATGACGCCCGAGACCTGGGACGCGATGGTCGACGAGGCCGATGGCGGGTGTGCCGTCTGTCACGGCCCGGATGGGGTCAGCCAGAACGCGCAGGTGCCGCGGCTGGATATCCTGTCGGAGGAGTACATCGCCCAAAGTCTTGCCGCCTATCGCGACGGCACGCGCGACAGCGGGATCATGTACGAGGTCATGAGCCAGCGTCCCGGCGGATCGGTCGACCGGCTGGCGCGGACCTTCGCGGACGTCTCGCCCGAGGGCGGGGCGGCGGAGCCGTCGCAGCTTGCCGAGCAGGGCCGGGCGCTGGCTTTTGCCGAGGGCGGCTCGCAAAGCGTGCCGGCGTGCCGGGCTTGCCACGGGCCGTGGCCCGCGCCGATCAATCCGGCCTTTCCGTCGCTGGCCGGCCAGCACGCGCCCTACCTCGAACAACAGCTGAAATTGTGGCGCGAGGGCAATCGCGGTGGCGGCCGCGCGGCGGAACTGATGTTCAAGGCCGCGCGCGATCTGACCGATGCGGAGATCGCCGCACTCTCGGCCTATTACGCAGAACGTGCACCGGCAAAGCTGAGCGAAACGAAGGACTAG
- a CDS encoding cytochrome c oxidase assembly protein — MRLAGISALALLAGLYLPPWEARAGPFPAHMLRHMGLVAGVAPLMVLAWPGVARRFAVPVILAAVAEFAIVWAWHLPHLHGFAQLSFGGRVLEQVAFLAAGLAVWSGALHARQALVGAGGLFLTSMHMTLLGALLVLAPSDLYAEICGRDPSLSGQQLGGILMLAIGTPIYLVGALVLAARVVREETA; from the coding sequence GTGAGGCTGGCGGGGATCTCTGCGCTGGCGCTGCTGGCCGGGCTGTACCTGCCGCCGTGGGAGGCACGGGCTGGGCCGTTTCCGGCGCACATGCTGCGGCACATGGGGCTGGTGGCGGGCGTGGCGCCCCTGATGGTGCTGGCGTGGCCGGGCGTGGCGCGGCGTTTCGCGGTGCCGGTGATTCTGGCGGCGGTTGCCGAGTTCGCCATCGTCTGGGCGTGGCACCTGCCGCACCTGCATGGGTTCGCGCAGCTGAGTTTCGGCGGGCGCGTGCTGGAGCAGGTGGCCTTCCTCGCCGCCGGGCTGGCGGTGTGGTCCGGGGCGCTTCATGCGCGGCAGGCGCTGGTGGGGGCAGGGGGATTGTTCCTGACCTCGATGCACATGACGTTGCTGGGCGCGCTGCTGGTTCTGGCCCCGAGCGACCTTTACGCCGAGATCTGCGGCCGGGACCCCAGCCTGTCGGGCCAGCAGTTGGGCGGTATCCTGATGCTGGCGATCGGGACGCCGATCTACCTTGTGGGGGCGCTGGTGCTGGCCGCGCGCGTGGTACGGGAGGAGACGGCATGA
- the ctaD gene encoding cytochrome c oxidase subunit I codes for MLDAPVDAEVKARREADLRRAWETPKGWRYWSAVNNTEVGVWYSLTAFFFMLCAGVLALLMRIQLAVPDNDFLSADRFNQFFTMHGSAMMFLFAVPMFEAVSILILPAFLGARDMPFPRLSAYGYWSFLIGGIFVLGSILFNVAPSSGWFMYPPLATEQEGIGPDIWLLGLSFIEVASIAAAVELIVGTIKCRPPGMRINLMPLYAWYVLVVGVMILFAFPPLIAGDFLFELQRSMDWPFFDPDRGGDPLLWQHLFWIFGHPEVYIVFLPSIAIAAMIVPTAAQRPMVGYSWIVLSAVGVGFLSFGLWVHHMFTTGLPSLSLGFFSAASEAVVIPTGVQIFAFVATLMVGRVTMSQPMLWIAGALAIFTAGGLTGVMVAIAPFDWQVHDTYFIVAHLHYTLFGGMVFPIIGGIYYFYPFITKKKMSDRLSRWAFWLTFSGFNICFLPMHLTGLQGMPRRVVTYPEAAGWDVLNMVSTLGSFIVAAGILVFAWDLLRPKGRQPLTERNPWNAGTLEWSHDVPEEAWGVRSVPYISSRYPLWEQPKFLERFDDGKFYIPDAPEGKRETIVTSAVDAVPQAVVQVTGPAWVTLWAAAFTGGAFILPVFKFYWLSAFSGVCAVACVIYWLWTSTAQVPKTPMRDAGLGLRLPVYVTGPKAPGWWAVFITMLGDATAFASLVFGVFFFWTARPDFPPEGAALPDMMWALLALLAFVVAWGATVAARELNRGGRQGVARWCIVGAVVATLAALGGMWLAIVLPGLQPETHAFPAVMYALTVWTSAHCVLAVVMLLYCLAGSVFGKLTQLYDADLRNTTLFWHFMCLSGVITTLLVGVAPRLM; via the coding sequence ATGCTGGATGCGCCTGTCGACGCGGAGGTGAAGGCCAGGCGCGAGGCGGATCTTCGCCGCGCCTGGGAGACGCCGAAAGGCTGGCGTTACTGGTCGGCGGTCAACAACACCGAAGTGGGGGTGTGGTACTCGCTGACCGCGTTTTTCTTCATGCTGTGCGCGGGCGTGCTGGCGCTGTTGATGCGTATCCAGCTGGCGGTGCCGGACAACGATTTCCTGAGCGCGGACCGTTTCAACCAGTTCTTCACCATGCACGGCTCGGCGATGATGTTCCTGTTTGCCGTGCCGATGTTCGAGGCGGTGTCGATCCTGATCCTGCCGGCCTTCCTGGGGGCGCGGGACATGCCGTTTCCGCGCCTGTCGGCCTATGGCTACTGGTCGTTCCTGATCGGCGGCATCTTCGTGCTGGGCTCGATCCTGTTCAATGTCGCGCCCAGTTCGGGCTGGTTCATGTATCCGCCGCTGGCGACCGAGCAGGAGGGGATCGGGCCGGACATATGGCTGTTGGGTCTGTCGTTCATCGAGGTCGCGTCGATCGCGGCGGCGGTCGAGCTGATCGTGGGCACGATCAAGTGCCGCCCGCCGGGGATGCGGATCAACCTGATGCCGCTCTATGCGTGGTACGTGCTGGTCGTGGGGGTGATGATCCTGTTCGCCTTTCCGCCGCTGATCGCGGGGGATTTCCTGTTCGAGTTGCAACGCTCGATGGACTGGCCGTTTTTTGACCCCGACCGGGGCGGCGACCCCTTGTTGTGGCAGCACCTGTTCTGGATCTTCGGGCACCCGGAGGTTTACATCGTCTTCCTGCCGTCCATCGCCATCGCCGCGATGATCGTGCCCACGGCGGCGCAGCGGCCGATGGTGGGGTATTCCTGGATCGTGCTGTCTGCGGTCGGCGTGGGGTTCCTCAGCTTCGGACTTTGGGTGCACCACATGTTCACCACGGGGCTGCCGTCGCTGTCGCTGGGATTCTTCTCGGCGGCGTCCGAGGCGGTGGTGATTCCCACCGGCGTGCAGATCTTCGCCTTTGTCGCCACGCTGATGGTGGGCCGGGTGACGATGAGCCAGCCGATGCTGTGGATTGCGGGCGCGCTGGCGATTTTCACCGCCGGCGGGCTGACGGGTGTGATGGTGGCCATCGCACCCTTCGACTGGCAGGTGCATGACACCTATTTCATCGTGGCGCACCTGCATTACACGCTCTTCGGCGGCATGGTCTTTCCGATCATCGGCGGGATCTATTATTTCTACCCGTTCATCACCAAGAAGAAGATGTCGGACCGGCTGAGCAGGTGGGCCTTCTGGCTGACGTTCTCGGGATTCAACATCTGTTTTTTGCCGATGCACCTGACCGGCTTGCAGGGGATGCCGCGGCGCGTCGTCACCTATCCCGAGGCTGCCGGGTGGGACGTGCTGAACATGGTGTCGACATTGGGCAGTTTCATCGTGGCGGCGGGTATCCTCGTCTTTGCATGGGATCTGCTGCGGCCAAAGGGCAGGCAGCCGCTGACAGAGCGGAACCCGTGGAACGCGGGCACGCTGGAATGGTCACATGACGTGCCGGAGGAGGCGTGGGGCGTGCGGTCGGTTCCGTATATCTCGTCGCGCTATCCGCTGTGGGAGCAGCCGAAATTCCTGGAGCGATTCGACGACGGCAAGTTCTATATCCCCGACGCGCCCGAGGGCAAACGCGAGACCATCGTGACCTCGGCGGTGGATGCGGTGCCGCAGGCGGTGGTGCAGGTCACCGGGCCGGCCTGGGTCACGCTGTGGGCGGCGGCGTTCACCGGCGGGGCGTTCATCCTGCCGGTTTTCAAGTTCTACTGGCTGTCGGCGTTTTCAGGCGTGTGTGCCGTTGCCTGCGTGATCTACTGGCTGTGGACCTCGACCGCGCAGGTGCCCAAGACCCCGATGCGCGACGCAGGCCTTGGCCTGCGCCTGCCGGTCTATGTGACCGGGCCCAAGGCGCCGGGGTGGTGGGCCGTCTTCATCACCATGCTGGGCGATGCGACGGCCTTTGCCAGCCTTGTCTTCGGCGTGTTCTTCTTCTGGACGGCGCGGCCGGATTTCCCGCCCGAGGGCGCGGCGCTGCCCGACATGATGTGGGCGCTGTTGGCCTTGCTGGCCTTCGTGGTCGCCTGGGGCGCGACGGTGGCGGCGCGAGAGCTGAACCGGGGCGGGCGACAGGGCGTGGCACGCTGGTGCATCGTCGGTGCGGTGGTGGCGACCCTTGCGGCACTGGGCGGCATGTGGCTGGCGATCGTGCTGCCGGGGCTGCAACCCGAAACCCACGCCTTTCCGGCGGTGATGTACGCGCTGACGGTCTGGACATCGGCGCATTGCGTGCTGGCGGTCGTGATGCTGCTTTATTGCCTGGCCGGCAGCGTGTTCGGCAAGCTGACGCAGCTTTACGATGCCGATCTGCGCAACACCACGCTGTTCTGGCATTTCATGTGCCTGTCAGGGGTGATCACCACGCTGCTGGTCGGCGTGGCCCCGAGGCTGATGTGA
- the coxB gene encoding cytochrome c oxidase subunit II, with protein MRRLAIAASVIGLSACTGPQSVLDPAGRDAEVLATLFWVMLGGAVVLWVALNGLIYFVTKIAPRPLNARAAEALIIGGGVVVPVILLSILLAYALNEMPRQRDEGEGLRVEVTGHQFWWRVAYWPEGAEVPVMAANEVRLPTGQRSEITLNAERVIHSFWIPALGGKTDMIPGRETRMSLEPTKPGEYRGQCTEFCGESHAYMAFGAVVMEPEAFEAWLEREAAPAVAPATEEARRGAELFLSEGCGGCHAVRGTEAEGQVGPDLTHLASRVSLAAGILPVTEDALRDWVRDPAQFKPGVEMPGYDHLPEEDLSALAAYLGGLQ; from the coding sequence GTGAGGCGGCTGGCGATTGCGGCCTCGGTCATCGGGCTGAGCGCATGCACCGGGCCGCAATCCGTGCTGGACCCGGCGGGGCGAGACGCCGAGGTGCTGGCGACGCTGTTCTGGGTGATGCTGGGCGGGGCGGTGGTGCTGTGGGTCGCCTTGAACGGGTTGATCTATTTCGTGACGAAGATCGCGCCGCGCCCGCTGAACGCGCGTGCGGCCGAGGCGCTGATCATCGGCGGCGGCGTGGTGGTGCCGGTGATCCTGCTGTCGATCCTGCTGGCCTATGCGCTGAACGAGATGCCCAGGCAGAGGGACGAAGGCGAGGGATTGCGGGTGGAGGTCACGGGCCACCAGTTCTGGTGGCGAGTGGCCTATTGGCCCGAGGGGGCGGAGGTGCCGGTGATGGCGGCCAACGAAGTGCGCCTGCCGACGGGTCAGCGCAGCGAGATCACGCTGAACGCCGAGCGGGTGATCCATTCGTTCTGGATACCCGCGCTGGGCGGCAAGACCGACATGATTCCGGGGCGCGAGACGCGGATGTCGCTGGAGCCGACCAAACCGGGCGAATACCGCGGCCAATGCACCGAGTTCTGTGGCGAAAGCCATGCCTACATGGCGTTCGGCGCCGTGGTGATGGAGCCAGAGGCGTTCGAGGCGTGGCTGGAACGCGAGGCGGCGCCGGCGGTGGCACCGGCGACCGAGGAGGCACGGCGCGGGGCAGAGCTGTTCCTGTCGGAAGGCTGTGGCGGCTGTCACGCCGTGCGCGGCACCGAGGCCGAGGGGCAGGTGGGCCCGGACCTGACGCATCTGGCCTCGCGGGTATCGCTGGCGGCGGGTATCCTGCCGGTGACCGAAGACGCGCTGCGCGACTGGGTGCGTGACCCGGCGCAGTTCAAGCCGGGGGTCGAGATGCCGGGATATGATCATCTGCCGGAGGAAGACCTGTCGGCGCTGGCGGCCTATCTTGGGGGACTGCAATGA
- a CDS encoding exopolysaccharide biosynthesis protein: MSHDAEAPTAHPLTDVISRIRSLADRPEVTVDEIVGAAGQAGILPLIFVPALIAATPLSGIPGVSMVCGLLIALFSAEMILGLKKFYLPEKLKKKTIDGAKLDHAMRQILPIMQWIERHTGQRLSFLFHRPMTWVPQLICLMTGLAMPFLEFIPFSGSVAATGVCLLVMAMLTRDGVVFLLALLPYVIGGVLIARFLL; this comes from the coding sequence ATGAGCCACGATGCCGAAGCCCCTACGGCGCATCCGCTGACGGATGTGATCTCAAGGATCAGGTCGCTGGCCGATCGACCCGAGGTTACCGTGGACGAAATTGTCGGTGCCGCGGGGCAGGCGGGCATTCTGCCACTGATCTTCGTGCCAGCCCTGATCGCAGCCACGCCGCTGTCGGGCATTCCCGGCGTGTCGATGGTGTGCGGGTTGCTGATCGCGCTTTTTTCCGCCGAGATGATCCTGGGCCTGAAAAAGTTCTATTTGCCCGAAAAGTTGAAGAAAAAGACGATTGACGGTGCCAAGCTGGACCACGCGATGCGGCAGATCCTGCCGATCATGCAATGGATAGAGCGCCATACCGGACAGCGCCTGTCCTTCCTTTTCCATCGCCCGATGACCTGGGTGCCGCAGTTGATCTGCCTGATGACCGGGCTGGCCATGCCGTTTCTGGAATTCATTCCGTTCTCGGGATCCGTCGCGGCCACAGGTGTCTGCCTGCTGGTCATGGCCATGTTGACAAGGGATGGCGTGGTATTTCTGCTGGCGCTTCTGCCTTACGTGATCGGCGGGGTTTTGATCGCGCGGTTCCTGTTGTGA
- a CDS encoding peptidoglycan-binding protein has translation MFGSRTSFLPWKGYVASAFVVVLGGGAVLAQTETAEPLPEPPATTVSPLDPPRESQEGAGIDVMGAETDRDAPAVTEPAAAEDPGTTSAAETETAAATPSLVEQVAACYAGTSDAASEEEVRLQFVLDSAGLLLGIPEHVGAESQSAVQRRLYLDAVVALEECAPYSVSGVETTYAATFTPAAVTSIAVLDTAGRPETPPVLGTARVDQTASASEDIEAALDLSRDERREIQNRLRLVEYDPGGADGVFGPNTRTAISTWQEARGFPVSGYFNDVQLAALREESQTEYEAFQRTEPKPKPKRKAERVRVCKRGVFGVLYDCRFVWR, from the coding sequence GTGTTCGGATCGCGTACCTCGTTTCTGCCTTGGAAGGGTTATGTCGCCTCGGCCTTCGTAGTGGTGCTGGGCGGCGGTGCTGTGTTGGCACAGACGGAAACGGCCGAGCCGTTGCCGGAACCGCCTGCAACCACTGTCAGCCCGCTGGACCCACCCCGGGAGTCGCAAGAGGGTGCCGGGATCGACGTCATGGGCGCGGAGACAGACCGCGATGCGCCTGCGGTGACGGAACCCGCCGCGGCGGAGGATCCCGGAACGACGAGCGCGGCCGAGACGGAGACGGCCGCCGCGACGCCGTCCCTGGTGGAGCAGGTGGCGGCCTGCTATGCCGGTACGTCCGATGCGGCCAGCGAAGAAGAGGTGCGGTTGCAGTTCGTGCTGGACAGCGCCGGGCTGCTGCTGGGGATCCCCGAGCATGTCGGCGCGGAGTCGCAATCGGCTGTCCAGCGGCGGCTGTATCTGGATGCCGTTGTCGCGCTGGAGGAGTGCGCGCCCTATTCCGTCAGCGGGGTCGAGACCACGTACGCGGCGACATTCACTCCGGCCGCGGTCACGTCGATTGCCGTTCTCGACACGGCAGGCCGGCCCGAGACGCCGCCGGTGCTTGGCACGGCGCGCGTGGATCAGACGGCGTCGGCCAGCGAGGATATCGAGGCCGCACTGGATCTGTCGCGCGACGAGCGGCGCGAGATCCAGAATCGCCTGCGCCTGGTCGAGTACGATCCGGGCGGCGCGGACGGGGTGTTCGGGCCGAATACGCGCACCGCGATTTCCACGTGGCAGGAGGCGCGCGGCTTTCCCGTCAGCGGCTATTTCAACGACGTGCAGCTGGCCGCGCTGCGGGAAGAAAGCCAGACCGAATACGAAGCGTTTCAGCGGACCGAGCCCAAGCCAAAGCCAAAGCGCAAGGCCGAGAGGGTTCGCGTATGCAAGCGCGGTGTGTTCGGCGTGCTCTACGACTGCAGGTTCGTCTGGCGCTGA
- the thiO gene encoding glycine oxidase ThiO — translation MTSVVVIGAGVAGLCVARTLLDRGAEVTLVDRRAAPGPHACSWWAGGMLAPHCEGESAEEVVVRLGCEAADWWEAQTGAVVRRRGSLVVSPGRDKADLARFARLTSWHRAVTGPEIAQLEPDLGTRFTRGLFFDTEAHLSPRAALAALRDSLAADGAKLIQEEADPEAQAQKGLTIDCRGFAARDRLADLRGVKGEMMILSCPDVSLTRPVRVLHPRVPIYVVPRGDGLYMLGATMVEGQAGRHVTARAMLELLGTAYALNPAFGEAEVVEIGVDSRPAFPDNLPRIRRDGNLIRANGLYRHGFLLAPALARMVADLILHDKTPEVSDEIAA, via the coding sequence ATGACATCCGTTGTCGTCATAGGCGCCGGCGTCGCCGGTCTTTGTGTCGCCCGCACCCTGCTGGACCGTGGGGCCGAGGTGACCCTGGTCGATCGGCGCGCCGCGCCGGGTCCGCATGCCTGCTCCTGGTGGGCTGGCGGAATGCTGGCGCCCCATTGCGAAGGCGAAAGCGCCGAAGAGGTCGTGGTGCGGCTGGGCTGCGAGGCCGCCGACTGGTGGGAGGCACAGACCGGCGCCGTCGTCCGGCGGCGCGGCTCTCTTGTCGTATCGCCCGGGCGCGACAAGGCCGATCTCGCCCGCTTTGCCCGCCTGACCAGCTGGCACCGCGCCGTCACCGGCCCCGAGATCGCGCAGCTCGAGCCCGACCTCGGCACCCGTTTCACGCGGGGCCTCTTTTTCGACACCGAGGCGCATCTTTCTCCCCGCGCCGCCCTCGCCGCGCTGCGCGACAGCCTTGCGGCCGATGGCGCGAAGCTCATTCAGGAAGAGGCCGACCCCGAAGCCCAAGCCCAGAAGGGTCTGACCATCGACTGCCGCGGCTTTGCGGCGCGCGACCGGCTTGCCGACCTGCGCGGCGTCAAGGGCGAGATGATGATCCTCTCGTGCCCGGACGTGTCACTGACACGCCCCGTCCGCGTGCTGCACCCCCGCGTGCCGATCTATGTCGTGCCCCGGGGTGACGGCCTCTACATGCTGGGGGCCACGATGGTCGAAGGCCAGGCGGGCCGGCACGTCACCGCCCGTGCGATGCTGGAACTGCTGGGCACGGCCTATGCGCTCAACCCCGCCTTCGGCGAGGCCGAGGTGGTCGAGATCGGCGTCGACAGCCGCCCCGCCTTTCCCGACAACCTGCCCCGCATCCGCCGCGACGGGAACCTGATCCGGGCCAACGGACTCTACAGGCACGGCTTCCTTCTGGCGCCGGCCCTCGCGCGCATGGTCGCGGACCTGATCCTTCACGACAAGACACCGGAGGTTTCCGATGAGATTGCAGCTTAA
- the thiS gene encoding sulfur carrier protein ThiS, whose amino-acid sequence MRLQLNGTPLHAEAATLADLLDAHGYGDAKVATAVNGTFIPASLRGDHALADGDSIEVLAPMQGG is encoded by the coding sequence ATGAGATTGCAGCTTAACGGCACGCCATTGCACGCCGAGGCCGCCACGCTGGCCGACCTGCTGGACGCCCACGGCTATGGCGACGCCAAGGTGGCGACAGCGGTGAACGGCACGTTCATACCCGCCTCCCTGCGCGGCGATCACGCTCTGGCGGACGGCGACAGCATCGAGGTTCTGGCCCCGATGCAGGGCGGCTGA
- a CDS encoding thiazole synthase → MRDFYGTTLANGFMLGTAQYPSPAILAEAFRRSGASVATVSLRRESGQDRAGQDFWNLIRDLGVHILPNTAGCHSVKEAVTTAHMAREVFDTPWIKLEVIGEEDTLQPDVFGLVEAASILTEDGFQVFPYTTEDLVVADRLLNAGCEVLMPWGAPIGSGLGLNNIFGLRALRAHFPDVPLVIDAGLGLPSQATAAMELGYDAILLNTAVAKAGDPAAMAEAFALALRAGKLAQSADPMEPRDMAAPSTPVLGKAFLE, encoded by the coding sequence ATGCGCGATTTCTATGGCACCACGCTGGCCAACGGCTTCATGCTGGGCACCGCGCAATACCCGTCGCCCGCGATCCTGGCCGAGGCGTTCCGGCGCAGCGGCGCCAGCGTCGCAACCGTGTCGCTGCGCCGCGAAAGCGGGCAGGACCGCGCCGGACAGGATTTCTGGAACCTGATCCGCGACCTGGGCGTGCATATCCTGCCCAACACCGCCGGATGCCACAGCGTGAAAGAGGCCGTGACCACCGCCCACATGGCGCGCGAGGTTTTTGACACGCCCTGGATCAAGCTCGAGGTCATCGGCGAGGAAGACACACTGCAACCCGATGTCTTCGGCTTGGTCGAGGCCGCCAGCATCCTGACCGAGGACGGGTTTCAGGTCTTTCCCTACACCACCGAGGATCTCGTCGTTGCCGACCGTCTGCTCAACGCGGGCTGCGAGGTTCTGATGCCCTGGGGCGCCCCCATCGGATCGGGGCTGGGCCTGAACAACATCTTCGGCCTGCGCGCGCTCCGGGCGCATTTCCCGGACGTGCCGCTGGTGATCGACGCCGGGCTGGGTCTGCCCTCGCAAGCCACGGCGGCGATGGAACTGGGCTACGACGCGATCCTTCTCAACACCGCCGTGGCCAAGGCGGGCGATCCGGCGGCCATGGCCGAAGCCTTCGCCCTCGCCCTCAGGGCCGGAAAACTGGCGCAGTCCGCCGACCCTATGGAGCCGCGCGACATGGCCGCCCCCTCCACCCCGGTTCTAGGCAAGGCGTTTCTTGAATGA
- a CDS encoding thiamine phosphate synthase, which translates to MRLDRFYPIFDSADWIERLVPLGIKLVQLRVKDAAPDTLRDHVLRSRAVCARHGCTLVINDHWQEAIDTGCSYIHLGQEDLDTADISAIRDAGLHLGISTHDRAELKRALALDPDYIALGPIYPTILKKMKWHEQGLDRLTQWRGLIGDLPLIAIGGLSVERAPGAFEAGADVVAAVTDITLNDAPETRVRAWLAATR; encoded by the coding sequence ATGAGACTGGACCGCTTCTACCCCATCTTCGACAGCGCCGACTGGATCGAGCGGCTGGTCCCGCTGGGCATCAAGCTGGTGCAACTGCGCGTCAAGGATGCCGCGCCCGATACGCTGCGCGACCATGTGCTGCGGTCCAGGGCCGTGTGCGCGCGCCACGGCTGCACCCTTGTCATCAACGACCACTGGCAAGAGGCGATCGACACCGGCTGCAGCTACATCCACCTTGGCCAGGAAGACCTTGATACAGCTGACATATCCGCCATCCGCGATGCCGGCCTGCACCTCGGCATAAGCACCCATGACAGAGCCGAACTCAAGCGCGCCCTTGCGCTCGATCCCGACTACATCGCCTTGGGTCCGATCTATCCCACCATCCTGAAAAAAATGAAATGGCACGAACAGGGCCTCGACCGTCTGACCCAGTGGCGCGGCCTGATAGGCGACCTGCCCCTGATCGCCATCGGCGGCCTGTCGGTGGAACGCGCGCCCGGCGCCTTCGAGGCAGGCGCAGACGTGGTGGCCGCGGTCACCGACATCACGCTCAACGACGCCCCCGAAACCCGGGTGCGCGCCTGGCTGGCGGCGACGCGATGA
- a CDS encoding HesA/MoeB/ThiF family protein gives MTRYARQTCLPGMGEAGQAALKAAHVLVVGAGGLGAPALQYLVGAGIGRLTLVDGDTVSLGNLHRQTLFREDDIGRPKVEAAHDTLRRLNTDCRIAPLARPLDPANAPDLVVQASIVLDCADSFAVSYILSDTCLDAGVPLVSASVLGVSGYVGGFCGTAPSLRAVFPDLPDRAATCATAGVMGPVVGMIGAAQAQMALACLTGQTPSPLGQLLTVDMQAFRSSSFRFDTAPEPAQGLHFIATDHLKPTDIVVDLRGTEEAPTPVSPQARRSSVSDVIAGRLQPPATGQRAVFACRSGLRAWQAARHLQRHWDGDIALVATGDAPGASALPEQTDRG, from the coding sequence ATGACCCGCTATGCCCGCCAGACCTGCCTGCCCGGCATGGGCGAGGCCGGACAGGCCGCGCTGAAAGCGGCGCATGTGCTTGTGGTCGGGGCTGGCGGATTGGGCGCCCCGGCGCTGCAATACCTGGTGGGCGCGGGGATCGGACGGCTGACCCTGGTGGATGGCGACACGGTTTCCCTGGGCAACCTGCACCGCCAGACACTCTTTCGCGAAGACGACATCGGCAGGCCCAAGGTCGAGGCCGCGCATGACACGTTGCGCCGCCTCAATACCGACTGCCGCATTGCCCCCCTTGCCCGCCCGCTCGATCCCGCCAACGCGCCCGATCTCGTAGTGCAGGCCAGCATTGTGCTCGATTGCGCCGACAGTTTCGCGGTCAGCTACATCCTCTCCGACACGTGCCTTGACGCCGGCGTGCCCCTTGTCAGCGCCTCCGTGCTGGGCGTTTCGGGCTATGTCGGCGGCTTCTGCGGCACCGCGCCCTCGCTGCGCGCCGTGTTTCCCGATCTTCCCGACCGCGCCGCCACCTGTGCCACGGCGGGCGTGATGGGGCCGGTGGTGGGCATGATCGGCGCGGCGCAGGCCCAGATGGCGCTGGCCTGCCTCACCGGGCAGACTCCGTCCCCGCTGGGTCAGCTGCTCACCGTCGACATGCAGGCCTTTCGCAGCAGCAGCTTTCGCTTCGACACGGCCCCCGAGCCGGCGCAGGGCCTGCATTTCATCGCGACCGACCACCTCAAGCCAACCGATATCGTCGTCGACCTTCGCGGCACCGAGGAAGCGCCGACCCCTGTCTCGCCCCAAGCACGGCGGAGCAGCGTATCGGACGTCATCGCGGGCCGGCTCCAGCCCCCCGCGACCGGACAGCGCGCGGTCTTTGCCTGTCGCTCCGGCCTGCGAGCCTGGCAGGCCGCCAGGCATCTGCAACGCCACTGGGACGGCGATATCGCTCTTGTCGCCACCGGCGACGCACCCGGCGCGAGCGCGCTGCCTGAGCAGACGGATCGGGGCTGA